The genomic interval atatgtagttcaggtggcacacagatttGTTAGTtattaaatgtctctagttaaggcatcattggtgctcagctttcagccacatgtctgttcaaaatggctgctgagctgtgctgttcattgtgttctcttcatcatcacaggttagcaagagagatgcttcttcatcatatgttggctggtaagagagagatactgaagttaaacacatacatttatagatgttctgtccaacctcgagagccaatagcacatcatggtacttaaaggcttctgaaccaagccaattccaaacagccatacttcagaccaatgggggaaatagaacatcttaacacctgcccccaaaccatatgttaaagtacaccttagcccatttgcgggggtagaaatgactttagcaaagaaacacttgccaaactggtttaaaacacatatcccccaaatcctgtcttaaaattcaaacagacccattcctaaaaggggggggggtaaacactaaattacactgctttgtctaaattacaaataaagatatacagtacaaaatattcatcaagttatatgtaaaatctcacatcacaacactccaccccgatgaatgttttgtacaatgtctttataaacagtcttaattgtttaaagagtctgttgaataacttgtgctttggtttGTAGTATTTGCcctcccagtgttaaaagttgtctgtgaccatttgtccattacatatcttctttatttcaaagacaatctgaagaacttggatgcgcttctgatgacttgtatctgctccgacttgcttcaactgttcctttagctttctgcagtcttcatatgtcttcagatctggtggttcaaaatgagacaagtccacaccttccactaaactagcccactgcaatttaagtctattgtgaattcttaaaactgacctttgttctttactggttttgtgtccaactgctaattagacccctgtctcaaactatctgtttaagcatatgcagctgtacaattaatatcaaaatttgaaaggtaacattccaaacagccatacttcagaccaatgggggaaatagaacatcttaacacctgccctcaaaccatatgttaagtacaccttagcccatttacgggggtagaaatgactttagcaaagaaacacttgccaaactggtttaaaacacatatcccccaaatcctgctgtaaaattcaaacagacccattcctaaagggggggggggggggggggggggttggggaatatataaaatctcacatcacaacaacgattttaataaaaatgggaaTTTTTAAGAATTACTCAAATTTTTATCACAAACTTGCACTTTACTAGCATCTTGTGTGCattacacttttaattttttatacaaAAGTGTTGCTGGTTCAGTTGACTTGAGAACAGGAATCGGGTCAATGTGAGTGAGAGCATCTTGGGTTGGACTGAAGCTCTTTTTTAAGGATGGCTCCTGCCATAATTTATGGTAGCATTCCACACCCATGTACTGGAATAAGCTGgattgaaaatgaataaataaatgatactaTTAATCAGCCTATTAGTATGTTAAAGGAGAAGAGCTGCAGGGTTCCCTGTCTGGCAAAGGTAGACTAGATTCAGAGATGGCACCGACAGATAACGTGGCAGTGGAACAGCCAGTAAAGCCCAAGCAGAGAGCATAATGCACACTTGCTGTCAGAGTGAAGTCCTGTATGCCAGTAGCACCAAACCAGTAACAGTTACTATAAGCTGTAATTGTAGTTGTTACATTTAGATAATTCTTGTGAAAGCaaaaggagagagacagagagttcCTAGAGACTTGCAAAACCTCAAAACCACTTATGAACAGCACACAGTTCCTGACTGGGCTTGACCTGAGTTTTTAAAGGCCAAGCACCTCTGCAATTGCACTAAATATATGACTGGAATAAAATATGTCTTATCCTAGTGCAGGACATGAAATGTAGTTATGAAGCACCCTACACCCACTCCCAGTGAGGAGTATGAGCTAGTGTTTGAGAATTAAAGACGTCATGATTTTACAGGTGTTTTGAaatttccttggaaatcatgataatgttttgtagttttctgatatcAATGCCTCACcacataaatagtaataataatgtaataaactatgtaataaaacactaaggcctTTGTGTGCGTCTGGTTCCTTAGAGCAATGGTGATGCTACCAAAAGTGAAAGTATGAGCTGGAGACACAGAAGGTGTAGTAAAGACATAGGAGGCACACTGGGAAGAGCCTTCAAAGGTAGGAAGTACAAAAGTGGACAAGAGGTGAGGAAGGCATCTGAGAAGCAGGGTTTATGGGAACACAGACAACAGAAGTTTAGACACTCGAGAATACCGAGAAAtggcactgaaggtacatgtagggcaagagatatcaaatacttttaggtttattttaatattggtCTTTGACaggtaaataaaaatgttcaaaatagtaGAAGGGGAAAAATACATAAGGTTGGATATAGTGCTAAGTTGCATGCAATTGCTGTCACTTCACAGCAACACAGAACACTATTTGTATCCAGGGGGAAATATTGCTTTTTAGAGAAgctcttgaaataaataataaagaggtAGACGAATCAATATAAAGAATAGTACAGTTTAAATCCACTATCACCTGTGGGTTGACACTGTAATATTGCTTGTGATTGACAAACTCTATGCTTGTGCATGCTTGGGCCAGTAATCTTTATCTACTTTCCATCAATCAAACCCACAGCTACAGGAAAACCACCAATTTACAGGAATGAAGCTTGCTGTAACTTTACCTCATGCAGAGTGGTGGGGAAATGAATAAATTTGCATATTACCTTATGTGTTGTAACAATGTTCAAGATTCAGGAAATGGGTGGTTGAAGCATCTCCGAATCATTGCTGTTGCAAAGCTGTAAATTTTCCCCATTGCCAAAGAATGTAACGTTACCAACATTTTGATTTCAGACGCCTCTGTTGAATCAATATCTTTTCATGAGTTCATTGTTTctcagcatttccaaaacattctgcctTTCCTGGATTGTGTGTGTCAATCTCAGTGTGAGCTctatcttctggcagctcctagcaaATTCAgacagctcacaagctctcctaaatcctggtgaagttaagaATAGTTCCCAagttaggaaaactgataaaatgctatTACTCTTATTCCAAAGAGTAGAACCAAATTTGCGCCACTGAAATGTTTGAGCCAATTAGGATTGTTTTCCTACTATGAGATCCTTGAAGAATATAAGCACAGGGCTCAGAGATGTAGGGGTTTCAGGAGCCACCAGGGGACACTCTAATCCAGTGACCCCAAGACTTCAAACCTGCATGTACAACTGATGTTATTCTGAGGTGTGCCCAGAAGGTCACCCCACGTATGGTTTTAAAGGCCAAGGTTATACAGTATTTAGTGTAGGGAAATATGTAAGAGCAGACTCCCATGCCAGTGGAACTGGGGCGAGAGATACATCAAGAGTGTGAGGAGAGGTAAGAAGGTACACTTTAAAATGGGGATATGGGCCACCGACACCTTGTCAGAGAAACGGAGCAACCACTTGCAAACACACATTGTGGTTTCCTTGTGATTTTGTATTCCCAATTTATTCACCCCTTCCTTTTTATAATGCCAATTATTTTTCTTAGGACAGATGACAAAATGAGTTTATCTAACCCCACATGTATGGCAAAAGCAGTATTATGTAATATAAACTATACATGCAAGCACAAAAAGACGTGGTGCATCTACATGAAATTTAATATCCTGTTACCCCAGACACTGCATAATACTCAACAATGACAACATAAATCATCACCCAATTGgccttaatatatttattattaaattaatcttCAGAAAGAAATGGTCCAGTCAATTTCTTTCACACTGCAGtacataattgaaaataaaaatcaaaaaacaacttGTAAGGCATCACTCATTTTGTCCCAAAAATAAACCTTAATTAGCACACTAGAAAAACACTTCTGCTGGAACCAGACTATTAGCGACTGAGATTTTGATCTTTATGATAAATGTCAAAGGTGGTTAGTCTCCATACTGGACTTCAGCTCTGAGCTCTTGTGTGACATAATTCAATAAGGCTGCCACCACTTTCTGTTGCATGGCAGCATTGCTCATGACCAGGGCCGTGAGTTGGGCAGCATCCGTCCAGTCTAACTGGGAAATGATTGCCATGATATCATCATAAAGTTTCTTTTGCTGCTGAGGCGGGAGTTCCATTAGGATCTGTGGCAAAGGCTTGAACTGGCCACTAGTCATCCAGCATCCTAAAAGGCCTCCGACTGCACCAcctaaaacaaagaaatggaaaataaatacttaaattaataaaaacaaacacttcAGAAGATTTTCCGCATGTGAGCTGTATTTCAAGTCGTACTGGTGGAGGGTCAtgcaataaaagaaagaaaataatgatcAAGAAGGCAAACAATCACTTTCAAGAGTTAACCGATTTGCAACTCAAAACGTAGCTCGTCCTCCATAAACACAGCCTAGAGTGGGTGCTGATTTAATTTCTCTCACACTTTACCTAAACCAGTATGTCAGAATATGTGTTATGATGCTTTGCTGACATTATCTTGCACTGGCAAAGATAAATTTGTTTGGAAATTTTTCAGGTACAGAGGACAGAAGTAATCGCTGATCATAGGGCCGGAGAGTGTTGATATGTTTGCATTAGCGCATACAAGTAacaatgtcactgttctctgtacacACGACAATATTAACCCTATAAACTAAACTAGCTATATACTACTTCATATAATACACACCTCAAACATCAATTTTCTATCTGCTTATCCAGTTTAGGCTCATGGGttgccaatccaccacagggcacactcatgcccaCCGGGCCAATTAACTTGGCACCCATGTCTGAAATGTGGGTGGAAAACTAGAGTACACTGAAAATCCACATgggcacagggagaatgtgcaaactccacacaggcaacgACTGGGTCAGAATTTCAAAACAGGGCAacagagctgtgaagcagcaatgcCAACACCACCACCACTGTGTCATCCATATTTATAGCAAAAAGAACACAATCATCCAATCAGACAGAAAGCAGAATAAATATAAAGAAGTCTACTGTGCTCTAAACACATTACAGCTGTTAATCTGAGGTTTTGAGTgttacaaaaaaatcaacatgcagGTAAGAGCAAGATTTATGAATTCATTTCTTCAAATTCAGCCTAAGAGCAGCATTTGGTGCAAGTCTGGAATCAGCCATGCAGGGAATGGCAGACCATCACAGTTATAATGCACAACAAAGGTGTCTATTCTGCCATTGTgaaaatgaaacactgaaaatattctataatatgtaatgaattatttgttAGCATATACAAATTTTAATGTGCTAAAACTAATACTTGATGATACTGTGATATGACACTACAACCTGGCCATTGCAGTTTTCCAAACTCATTGTAGGTTGTGTGGCTAAGAAGCTGGAATTGGATCCAAAGATAATGTTCTTGCATGAAAGACAAGAATTATATGAAACAAGGagctgcatggtggcacagtggcgtgttctgctgcctcacaggttcAGCATTAAGGATTTGAATCCTGCTATCAGTAGTTGTCCATGCAGAACTTGTTCATTCTCCATTTGGTGTGGGCTACCTCACAAATTTACAAAGACCTTTTAGGGTAGGTTAACTGGCAGCCCCATGTGTATAAAAGTAGGTCCTATGACAGACGGCCATCTTGCATTAGGTTAAGTCCCCAAGATCCTGAAGTTAGTTGAGCTGGTCACAGAATAATATGTATAATGCACAAGAAAGTATTTGTTCCTTTCTAATTTTTTCCATTATTGcaaaccagtaatggtgcacggcacgataacgtgcagcaaatacacttgactttagCATTCagagttttcatactctttctctgtacgtttagcattcatttactcataggttgatgtgcttgctgcttcttaAGCAGATCTTTTTTTCCACCCTACCGGcctgcttctcctcttcttttgTCAGTATCTTTTCGTGTTCAAACTGATTAAGTcactgtttgtgttgcaattacttagtacgttctctttaatttttcacttaagctggcacttaagtcttcaatctgcctcaagaatgatttaggatatgaagaggtagaggaagtgatggcgaaagtgatagggaatgagaacggtgcctgtaggCATGCactgcacagccaccctgctggaatgatagagttgattctacaataaaataaaattaatataaaaagaggaataac from Erpetoichthys calabaricus chromosome 9, fErpCal1.3, whole genome shotgun sequence carries:
- the LOC114657777 gene encoding protein C19orf12 homolog, whose translation is MPVRTDDVMRLCCDLSEQQKMKVAIKQSGKGALLAGASAFVGGLVGGPPGIAVGGAVGGLLGCWMTSGQFKPLPQILMELPPQQQKKLYDDIMAIISQLDWTDAAQLTALVMSNAAMQQKVVAALLNYVTQELRAEVQYGD